From a region of the Arachis ipaensis cultivar K30076 chromosome B09, Araip1.1, whole genome shotgun sequence genome:
- the LOC107617178 gene encoding putative pectate lyase 2 — protein MASILWHFVLPIFLATLFSPSPTYGAKQSKIIGMKMNVIDRCWRRDPQWRSHRAQLANCSIGYAGKMMNNIGSDLIHYEVIDPTDDPINPKPGTLRYGASVIQQKVWITFKRDMKITLAKPLLISSFTAIDGRGANVHIAHNACFMIFKATNVIIHNVRIHDCKAQAPGLVMGANGKVISLGQVDGDAIRLVTASKIWIDHNTLQDCEDGLLDVTRGSTDVTVSNNWFRNQDKVMLLGHDDGYIRDQNMKVTVVYNHFGPNCNQRMPRIRHGYAHVANNLYQGWMQYAIGGSMGPSLKSQSNLFIAPESGNKEVTWRKGNSENGNMWEFHSIGDAFENGASFTVTKGGRVPKPNYSEEQYFKVLDAKSVRFLTRSSGVL, from the exons ATGGCTAGTATCCTTTGGCACTTTGTTTTGCCCATTTTTCTTGCCACCCTTTTCTCTCCAAGCCCTACTTATGGTGCCAAGCAATCCAAAATAATTGGCATGAAAATGAATGTGATTGATCGGTGCTGGAGACGGGATCCCCAATGGAGGAGCCACCGCGCGCAACTCGCGAACTGCTCCATTGGCTATGCTGGCAAGATGATGAACAACATTGGCAGTGACCTCATCCATTATGAAGTTATAGACCCTACTGATGACCCCATAAACCCTAAGCCTGGTACCTTGCGATATGGAGCTTCTGTGATTCAACAAAAAGTTTGGATCACATTTAAAAGAGACATGAAAATTACATTGGCAAAACCCCTTCTCATTAGTAGCTTTACCGCCATTGATGGCCGCGGCGCCAACGTCCACATTGCTCATAACGCATGCTTTATGATCTTTAAG GCGACGAACGTAATAATCCACAACGTTCGGATCCATGATTGTAAAGCACAAGCTCCGGGATTGGTGATGGGTGCAAATGGGAAGGTGATTTCATTAGGTCAAGTTGATGGGGATGCCATTAGATTAGTCACTGCTTCAAAGATTTGGATTGATCATAATACACTTCAAGATTGCGAAGATGGTCTTCTTGATGTTACACGGGGTTCCACTGATGTCACTGTCTCCAATAACTGGTTCCGGAACCAAGATAAGGTTATGCTTCTTGGGCATGATGATGGATATATTAGAGACCAGAACATGAAAGTTACTGTTGTGTACAATCATTTTGGACCAAATTGTAACCAGCGTATGCCAAG GATCCGTCATGGATATGCACATGTAGCAAACAATCTATACCAGGGATGGATGCAATATGCTATTGGTGGAAGCATGGGACCTAGCCTCAAAAGCCAATCTAACCTCTTCATAGCCCCCGAATCTGGGAACAAGGag GTGACATGGAGAAAAGGCAACAGCGAAAATGGGAACATGTGGGAATTCCATTCTATAGGGGATGCTTTTGAAAATGGAGCTTCTTTCACGGTAACAAAAGGAGGACGTGTGCCAAAGCCAAATTATAGTGAGGAACAATATTTTAAGGTTCTTGATGCTAAATCTGTCAGATTTTTGACAAGATCCTCTGGCGTACTATGA